In a genomic window of Streptomyces pristinaespiralis:
- a CDS encoding NADP-dependent isocitrate dehydrogenase has product MTDSTIIYTHTDEAPALATYSFLPVIQAYASTAGVTVETRDISLSGRIISQFPEYLAEGQRIDDALAELGALAKTPEANIIKLPNISASIPQLKAAVAELQEQGYALPDYPDDPKTDEERDIRARYDKVKGSAVNPVLREGNSDRRAPASVKNYAKAHPHRMGAWTPESKTNVATMSADDFRSTEKSAVIGDAGSLRIELKGDDGSTTVLRESVPVLPGEVVDASVMRVAALREFLTEQVARAKAEGVLFSVHLKATMMKVSDPIIFGHVVRAFFPKTFAQYGESLAKAGLTPNDGLGGIYKGLESLADGAEIKASFDAELNEGPALAMVDSDRGITNLHVPSDVIVDASMPAMIRTSGHMWGPDGQEADTVAVLPDSSYAGVYQVVIDDCRANGAFDPSTMGSVPNVGLMAQKAEEYGSHDKTFEIPVTGTVRVVDAAGNAVLEQAVSAGDIFRMCQTKDAPIKDWVKLAVTRARATGVPAVFWLDENRAHDARLIEKVRTYLAEHDTEGLQIEIMSPVKATAFSLERIRRGEDTISVTGNVLRDYLTDLFPILELGTSAKMLSVVPLMNGGGLFETGAGGSAPKHVQQLVKENYLRWDSLGEFLALAVSFEHLATTTGNARAKVLADTLDRATGTFLNEDKSPSRKLGGIDNRGSHFYLALYWAQELARQTEDTQLAEAFAGLAKTLGEQERTIVDELIAVQGSPADIGGYYRPDEEKAAAVMRPSKTFNQALAILG; this is encoded by the coding sequence GTGACTGACTCGACCATCATTTATACGCACACTGACGAGGCGCCCGCCCTGGCGACGTACTCGTTCCTGCCTGTGATCCAGGCGTACGCCTCGACGGCCGGTGTCACCGTGGAGACCCGTGACATCTCGCTCTCGGGACGGATCATCTCGCAGTTCCCCGAGTACCTCGCGGAGGGACAGCGCATCGACGACGCCCTCGCCGAGCTCGGGGCCCTCGCCAAGACGCCCGAGGCGAACATCATCAAGCTGCCCAACATCTCGGCCTCGATCCCGCAGCTGAAGGCTGCCGTCGCCGAGCTGCAGGAGCAGGGCTACGCGCTGCCGGACTACCCGGACGACCCTAAGACCGACGAGGAGCGCGACATCCGCGCCCGTTACGACAAGGTCAAGGGCAGCGCCGTCAACCCGGTCCTGCGTGAGGGCAACTCCGACCGCCGCGCCCCGGCGTCGGTGAAGAACTACGCCAAGGCGCACCCGCACCGCATGGGCGCGTGGACCCCCGAGTCGAAGACGAACGTCGCCACGATGTCCGCCGACGACTTCCGCTCCACCGAGAAGTCCGCGGTGATCGGCGACGCCGGTTCGCTGCGCATCGAGCTCAAGGGCGACGACGGCTCCACCACCGTGCTGCGCGAGTCGGTGCCCGTCCTCCCCGGCGAGGTCGTCGACGCCTCCGTGATGCGCGTCGCCGCCCTGCGCGAGTTCCTCACCGAGCAGGTCGCCCGCGCCAAGGCGGAGGGTGTGCTGTTCTCCGTGCACCTGAAGGCCACGATGATGAAGGTCTCCGACCCGATCATCTTCGGCCACGTGGTGCGCGCCTTCTTCCCGAAGACCTTCGCGCAGTACGGCGAGTCCCTCGCCAAGGCCGGCCTCACCCCGAACGACGGCCTCGGCGGCATCTACAAGGGCCTCGAGTCGCTCGCCGACGGCGCCGAGATCAAGGCGTCCTTCGACGCCGAGCTGAACGAGGGCCCGGCCCTCGCCATGGTCGACTCCGACCGCGGCATCACCAACCTGCACGTACCGAGCGACGTCATCGTCGACGCCTCCATGCCGGCGATGATCCGCACCTCCGGACACATGTGGGGCCCGGACGGCCAGGAGGCGGACACCGTCGCCGTCCTGCCGGACAGCAGCTACGCGGGTGTCTACCAGGTCGTCATCGACGACTGCCGTGCCAACGGCGCGTTCGACCCGTCCACCATGGGCTCGGTCCCGAACGTCGGCCTGATGGCGCAGAAGGCCGAGGAGTACGGCAGCCACGACAAGACGTTCGAGATCCCGGTCACCGGCACCGTGCGGGTCGTCGACGCCGCGGGCAACGCCGTGCTGGAGCAGGCCGTCAGCGCCGGCGACATCTTCCGCATGTGCCAGACCAAGGACGCGCCCATCAAGGACTGGGTGAAGCTCGCCGTCACCCGCGCCCGCGCGACCGGCGTCCCGGCCGTGTTCTGGCTCGACGAGAACCGCGCGCACGACGCCCGGCTGATCGAGAAGGTCCGGACGTACCTGGCCGAGCACGACACCGAGGGCCTCCAGATCGAGATCATGTCGCCGGTGAAGGCGACCGCCTTCTCCCTGGAGCGCATCCGCCGCGGCGAGGACACCATCTCCGTCACCGGCAACGTGCTGCGCGACTACCTGACCGACCTGTTCCCGATCCTGGAGCTCGGCACCAGCGCCAAGATGCTCTCGGTCGTCCCGCTGATGAACGGCGGCGGACTGTTCGAGACGGGCGCCGGCGGCTCCGCCCCGAAGCACGTCCAGCAGCTCGTCAAGGAGAACTACCTGCGCTGGGACAGCCTCGGCGAGTTCCTCGCGCTGGCCGTCAGCTTCGAGCACCTCGCGACGACCACGGGCAACGCCCGTGCCAAGGTCCTCGCCGACACGCTCGACCGCGCCACCGGCACGTTCCTCAACGAGGACAAGTCGCCGAGCCGCAAGCTCGGTGGCATCGACAACCGCGGCAGCCACTTCTACCTGGCCCTCTACTGGGCCCAGGAGCTGGCCCGGCAGACCGAGGACACGCAGCTCGCGGAGGCTTTCGCGGGTCTGGCCAAGACGCTCGGCGAGCAGGAGCGGACCATCGTCGACGAGCTGATCGCTGTGCAGGGCTCGCCGGCCGACATCGGCGGTTACTACCGTCCCGACGAGGAGAAGGCCGCGGCCGTCATGCGTCCGTCGAAGACCTTCAACCAGGCTCTGGCCATCCTGGGCTGA